AAGCTTAAACTAATTTTAGAGTTGCTAAATATCGAACTCTTAACTTTTTGAATCTAGCATTCTAATACCATATCATGATATTATTCATCCCAAAAACTTCAGTTAATGGAAAAAGATAACACTAATGAAAAAAGAtaacactaatggttatatctTTAATATTCCATAAAACTCCATTATACAAATATTCCATTAGCTCCTcatactttatatatatatatatatatatatatatataattcttatcacattatttttcatttatattataaatatttgagAATCTGTGTCTGAATATTCACTTGCATTGGTTCCAACTGTGTCTAATCTATATGCACCATTCTTCCAAAATGCAACAGCAACAAAGAGCAGCCAAActgaacaaaataaaataatataaaataaaataaaatatatatcgAATATAAATCCCTACTAATTATGTTATATCttttaatgataaatttattattttaaattttaaatgattatCTTGCCCGATAATTTGCATGGCTAGCTAGAGATTTCAAGTAAAACTAaatgaattataaaaaaaattcccTACACAAAAGTTGTTGTAAAGACCAAATTACGACATAactattagagatataattaccAGGTTCTGAGAAGAGATGGACAACGACTACCATAGTTTTCCGGGTATTGGTTATAAGGCCGAAGAGGCGGAGGCGGTGGCGGTGGTGCCGCAGATGGTGGTGGAGGGAAGCCTCCTACTCCTCCTATTCCGTGGAAGTATCCTTGATACCCTTGTCTGGCTGGTGGAGGAGGATATGGATCCGTAGTAGGATACCCTGTATGTTAATTAGTTAAGTTATTTTTCAAGAATCACTAATAATTTAGCACAAaaattg
This sequence is a window from Arachis stenosperma cultivar V10309 chromosome 10, arast.V10309.gnm1.PFL2, whole genome shotgun sequence. Protein-coding genes within it:
- the LOC130958073 gene encoding protein CYSTEINE-RICH TRANSMEMBRANE MODULE 13-like, which produces MSQAYHVRHDPLYSSTPTGYPTTDPYPPPPARQGYQGYFHGIGGVGGFPPPPSAAPPPPPPPLRPYNQYPENYGSRCPSLLRTCLAALCCCCILEEWCI